The genomic region TGAATGAAGATCGAAAGCATGATCTCTCCAGTGGGTTGCACGCGTATGAAGTTAGTGATCTGACAACACTTCACTATCCAGAACTTAGCGTTGCCGGAGAACTAGAGGGTGGAGCGGCCTCACGACGTTAGGAACTTGTTTCGTAGAGAACGAGAAGGGGCACAGAGAATTGTGTGCCAAAGAGGGGATGAGGGGGTGCACCCCTCCTCTATATATAGAGGTGCATGGGAGGGATGAGACTTGGAGGAGGGGCTTCACCCATTTATATGACTCATACCGACATGATATTATATGACTGTACTTCACCGATCTATAAAGAAGACAACTTTCCTTCCAGCCACGTATATAATAAAGCGCAACAGAATATTCTTGCTccttttttatatgaaaaataggCTTCACCCATTTATATGACTTATACTGGCATGATATTATATGACTGTACCTCACCGATCTATAAAGAAGACAACTTTCCTTCCAACCACGAATATAATAAAGCGCAACAGAATATTCTTGATCCTTTTTTATACGGAAAATACGTTAATAATAATCCGACACAAAGATCCAATAAATGGATTTTGCAACCCCAGCTCGGAAATGGAACAACATGTAAGGGTAGGACCCAACTACCACAACCTAAGCTCTTCTAATGAAAAATGAATACCAGCAATATTACATATATTTTGTGGTAGGCCAATCAAGACCTGGTCATCAAATAAAATAAGGAAACTATCATGAAAAAAGTGAAAATGACGGTCCAAGTTGATGTGGAGCAAAGAGACTGCTGCAAGTCATAATAAAGACAATCCAAAATTCTAGACCACCAGGTAAAGTATAGAGCATAGAAAGTGTTAAGGTGGCTTCTTTACACATATGTTCGGTTGGCCAATCAAGATCAGGTAACCGAATAAGTTAGGACAAGaccatgaatttttttgaaatgatGTGATCGTAGAGCCTGTTGCAAGGCATAATAAAAGGCAATCAAAAAAAATCTAGACCGTCAGATAAGGTATAGTGAAGGAAGTGTCAACGCACCTTCTTTATAAACGTGTGTCGTGACTCGCGTGATAACCTAGTGACGTGCCCGCGTCATCTCTATTGACACAGTGCTTGCGGCTAATCCCACCACGCGCGGCCTGTCACCTCATACATAGACAAGGATTCAAATGCTCGCGCCAAAAAACCCGTACGCTGTCGCTCGGCGGGTGCGGGCGTATGCTATAAAACGACATGATTAGGATCCTTGAGTGCATGCGAAAGATCATACTGGTCATCAAATACATAAATGTTCCCGAGTATCTCCATATGGTCCTCTCAAATCTCAAAAGAAAGGATCAACATGAGGCACTCACCCATCAAGATCAAAATCAAAGAGGAGAAAAAGATGTGTGGAAATTCTTGAgggagaagaaagaaagaaagaagaaagaagaaagaaggaaggaaTCCATCCATGAGAAAAGCTTGACTGAACCCCAAGCAAACCCCTAGCCTGCTCGGCCCAAACGCAGGGCTAAAGGAGAGGTGGGGTCCGGGTGTCATAGAGACGAAGCCCTAATCGGTGGCATCATCGCCAGAGCCCAGAGCCGTCCCCCCTCCCCATCCCTGGGATCACCAactcctctccccctccctccccccgccgccgccgccatggagccCGCCCCCGCGTCGCCCGATCCGGCGCCCCGCTccccggcgccgtcgccggccaagAGGTCCGCCTGGAAGCAGCCCTccccctccgccgccgcagccaacGGCGCCCCGCAcgccgacgcgccgccgccgccggccgtcaTGGACGCCGACCACTGGCCCgcgctcgccgacgccgccagGACCAAGACCCTGCTCCCGGCCCCCGCGCCCCCCTCCGACTCCCCCAAGCCTCCCCCGGACcccgccaacgccgccgccgcctcatcgGTCAGATCtctctttcccctccccctccccctccctctcccccccgcCGATGATCAAGATGGTGCCTTTCCCGCCGTTCGTTCCTTCCTTTGTTTGCGCGATTGATTCGGTAGCTGTGTGGTATCTTGCTCTTTCCAGGCCATGGCGAACCAGTCCAACTCGCCCCGGCACGGCGGCTCCGGGACGCACCACGGCCGCCACAAGACGGCTAGGCGCGGGggctccggcggcagcggcggcggtggggacCACTCCCCGCGGGATCAACAGGAGAGGGGCGCAGGCGGCTGGGAccatggcggcggcgggaggggtgGCCAGAGAAGCCACCACAACAACGGCGGCAGGAGGGGCGGTGGCAACGGTGGCCCGGGCGGCCCAGGAGGTGGTGGAGTTCCTCACCACGGAGGGTTTGGGGGCCGCCGGAGAGGCGGGTTTGATGGTGGCTTCTACCGTGGCCCAGCAGCAATGGGCATGGGGCCGTACATGCGGggggcaccgccgccgccccctccgctgACCGTCGCTCCTCAATTCATGGGCCCCCCTCCTCCCGGCTCGCATGTGCGAGCCTTTGCTGGACCGATGATGGCGTTCCATGGTGAGGTTTTACTTCTCTCGTATTGCAGATATCGCATTGCATCTGCTTTTAGTGCTGCTGATGTAGTGATGTACTCCATAATCTGCTGGTATTGATCGATTGTCACTATGGTGTGCCATGTCCAGATATGCCATCGCCCGTGTCTCCTGTTTCCCCAATGTACTTTGTTGGGCCTCCGCCGCTTCCGGAGGCTCTCAGGGGAATGTTCGCACCTCATATGGTCGGGCCACCTGCTTATCCCTACTTCCAGCCCCAGGCTGAGCTTGAGCCTGAACCTGAGCCTGAGCCTGAAcctgagcctgagcctgagcccaAGGCTGATCCGGATTCTGAGGCTAATCCCCGCCAGAAGCTGCAGAAGCAGTTTGAGTTCTACTTCAGGTTGTTACACTGATTTTTTGCATCATTGAGTTAACTGTCGCAGTGGGTCTGTGGCTGTACTTCTGTGTTGCTGATACCCATGTTCTTTGATCCACAGCAAGGATAACTTATGTGGAGATGTTTACTTGCGGCAACATATGGATGAGGAGGGCTTTGTATCGGTCCCTTTTATGTCAACTTTCAATAAGGTcatcatgtttaccgtttttccTTAACTTGCCTTTCGAGACCGCCGATTAACATATGTGTATGTACTTTTTCAGTCACCATGCCTTTGCGTTGCATCATATTAAATACACTAGATTGTTGATCTTTTGATCTTTATTATGCACATGAATGTCGACTTCTGTTTGTAATTGCATTCTGTTCTGACTAGGTTATATGAGATGCTAGTAACTATTGGCTGCTGGATTTTCTGTTAAGCTTTCTTTCAGGCACTATAGATGCTTATTCTCTTCAAAATAAATTCTCTGGCTTGATGTTAAAGTAGTGATTTTTTGGTTGGATATTTGCGATTTTGCATCTGGTTTTTAGAACGACGGAATATTTCCTGCTCATCCCAGGCTTGGTGTGTTCCTCTCTGTGCCATCAGTTGTGTTGGGAGATGGTGCTTTATAGGAAATTGCTTTATTCTTCCTGGACCAGCATGAATATGCCTATCATCTTCATGTCCTTTTCTGGTAGATTGTGTGAGTGGTAGTGCCTTGTGCGTGTGCATGCTCGAAGTAGTATGACGGAATATTTTCTGCCCATCCCAGATGTGGTGTGTTCTTCTCTGTGTCATCTGGTTGTTTTTGAGTTGGAAGATAGTGTTTTATAGACAAAGTGTTTTTGAGTTGGAAGATAGTGTTTTATAGACAAAGTGGTTGGACTCCTCCCTGGACCCTGCGAAAGCGGGAGCTACGTTCTACTGGCTGCTCTTAGATTGTGTTTTAGCATGAATACATCTCCTTTTTTGTTAGATTGTATGAGTGGTAGTGGCATTGTGCGTGTGCATGCTTGAAGTCAGTTTAACATGCCTTCGTTGTTTGTTGGGATGCTTATTGCTTTACACCTATTATATATAGAATGGATGCCTGCATACAGTTTTGCTGCAGGTTGAGTATATTACATTGATTGACAAGAGAAGAGGTAGCGAGTAGCAAGCTATATTGTGATTGAACTTAAGTATTTATGTCAGGAGTGCATTACCATGTTATCATGCATTGATTATGAATGCCAATCAAGTATCAGGGCACTTGTGTGTGTTCTATTTTTGGCAACTTTTCTTTAGATATTGATTTTAAAAAATCGAAGTCTTTACCTGGGGACAGGTATCTGATCTCTATCTGAATTCTGGTTGGCTGTAAGGTAGGAGTCAAGTCTTTACCTGGGGACAGGTATCTGATCTCTATCTGAATTCTGGTTGGCTGTAAGGTAGGAGTTTAAGTATAGCAGTAttgaatactccctctgtaaacaaatactccctccgttccgaattacttgtcgtagatttgtctagatacggaggtatctagcactaaaatgagtctagatacatccgtatctagacaaatccaagacaagtaattcggaacggagggagtactgtataaGACGTCTTATgtttgtttacggagggagtatttaaagaACATTGCAGTTTTGTGACAATAACCAGACATAGTAGACTCATCTATTTTGTGCTAAATAAAAGTAGCATGTGATTAACGTACTATTGCTCCCTACACCACTTCTCATTGATAAGAGCCTGTAAAGTGTTGAAACATATCATTTCCTTTGTTGTTTATTTCTCTCTGAGGTATCACTGTGCTCAAGTACACTCAAATTTTTTTCATACTGCAATATTCTTGTGCGACTCCAATGGACTGGCAGTAAAATAGGGAGTACAAAGACAAAGGATGTGCTGTGTGGATAGTTTGTAGGTTAGCGGTCCTTCATTCTAGGTTGTTGTGGCAAGGCCATCCAGTATCTAATTTCACAAGTGTTCTGTGTTTTTTAGTTAAATCAGATGTGCAACCCTTGCTGTAATTTTTCTGCATACGTGACACTGCAGGCTTTTAGTTTTCTCCTTTAGTTGATCATGCACTAGATTATCGATGAATCTAGTCAACCTTGTTGCTTTGCTTTCCCTGTTGTTGCCAATTTTTCCCATTCACTATTTTTATTTGCGCGCTTGTGCATCCACAAAAAATGGCAAGGTACTTGGTCCTTTTGTTTTATGATGACACCATATGTATATACACCTATTCTGTGGATGTAAAAAGGAGGTTCAAGCTGAATATGTTTAAGAAGTCTGCGAACCGTGCTGAAATATCGTTTTTTGCAGGTCCGGGGAATCACTGCCGATATTCCTAACGCCAATTTGCAGTATATAATAGAAACAATTCAGTCCTCGTCTATACTGGAAGTGAAGGTACATACTATTACTTCACTCCTGTTTCAGCTATTTGAGGGCAAGTGGTGTGAACTATCGCATCTGTATGATATGGGGGTTCCTTCAATGCCCACAAATAAAGCATTTAATTTCCATTTAAACCGCACTAGAATAGTTTCCGCATTCATAAACATTCAACTAGAGTTGGTTTGGGACTCGACCAATAGTTAATAGCATTCATGACCATTGGACTAGGAATATTTCTGGCATTGATAGACACTGGGCTAGAATAATCCATTCCCTTCTCTAATGACCGAGTATTCAAACTTTTGAGACATAGAATAGTTTTTTCCACTAATGCAGGGCCTCGGTTTCTGTGTTGATGCAGGGCGACAAAGTTAGGAGGAAAGATGACTGGGACAAATGGTTAATTCCGAAAGAGAGCAACCCTAATATTCCGTCAAGCTCTGCAGCAGCTGTGCCAAGCCCCAGCACCAATGTGAATGATCTGACAGCACAGCTTGGAGGTGTGGGCCTGCAAGAACCAGCTGGCCCTAGTAGCACGGTGGACCAGAACCATCATGAGGTAGTCCAGAATGGATCGGCTTCCAGCAATAACCCAGCACCGGCAGCTGAAGAAAGCGCTGGTCAGCGCTAGCCACACACCGTCTCATTATCACACCATGACTGCAAGGGTTTTTGTCCGAGCGCGAGTGACGAGAGTAGAAATGATGATGATACTTTGCGATTTTTGGAAGGTGGTATGCTTGCGGGGTTGCATTAGACTGACAAGCGGGTTCGTTTTGCGGGGTTGATGTGGCTTTCTGGTTATTGGTGAAAATCGGCCTACTAGCTGAAACGATAGGCGGCCAAACAAAAAGGTTTATCGTGTAGGGGGGCATCAAATGCGATGAGggggagaagctgaagaagaggatggaAAGACGCTGCTGATTAGGGCTAGTTGCTTAGTGTGCGGTTCCCGACCGCTGTCGGTTATTTTGGCTATGTGGGTTATTGAAGTCCAAAACTCTGTCGGTTTCTTCCCCCCATTTGGATTGGATGTAAACCTCCATTTTTTGACGGAGGATGATGATGTGATGAACTCTCTTGTCAGCTGTTTCGCCAAACGAGAATGTTGTACAACTCCTTGGTGTACTATTTTACAGACATTTCCTCTCGTGTGCTGTGTTTGGTTGCACCCTCCCATGTGGCTCTGGGAGACGTTGTTGGTCGTGTTGTGTTATTGCTTGCTTCTCCTGTTGATGCATTGTTGCTCTAGTTTTTGGTTTACAATTGCTTACGGTGTGCAGATGCTTTTGTTCTGCATCTGCGTGTCATTGGGTGGCGCTATGCTGGAAGTATGATGTATGCAATCCCAATGGAATTCCAGCAATTAGGATGAGCATGCAGTGGCGAGAAGCTGGAGCTACCAATACACGATCCACCAACAGTTTAAACCGTGAGGTACACCATGGGCAATGCCACCATCTGTGTGCTAATGCTGAATATTCTGATGGAGGCATCGTGCATTTAGGATGAGCGTTGCAATGCTGGCAATATGTATGCCATCTATATGCAGACCATGTTTTTCTTTTTTCTACTCTGTTCAGTTATTTTTATATATACCCCTAAAAAAGTTATTTTGAGATATATGCAGTAACAAATTCATTATAATAAtactgtaaaagagaggaatttcgGCGATTGGGATGAGCATACAGTGGTGACAAGCTGAAGCAGCTACACCTAACAGTATAGAGTTACTAGAATCTAGCTACAGGCCATACTGATCAACAATTGCAGCTGACGGTTGAACGCCAATTTCTGATGTTCAACCAAATGTTGCTTAACACTAACATGGGTGACATTGTGCACATTGTCTCTTCCTCTGTATCTGTAGACAAGAGAATGTAAACAAGGCACCTGAGGTATATGCTTTACGGGAAAAAGATCTGCAGAAAAGTCCAGCAAAAAGGAGCCGGAAGTGGAGTTTCTACTCCCAGCCTCCCAGGTGCATATATACTCCTACACAGTAAAATGCGAAAAAATagtaaatatatttttaaaatctgATTTTGTTTTGTAACAAATATAGCTGAATGTTTCGCCTGCATGCGCATAGTCCGGGAACAAAAATATATTTCCTAATGCTCTATGAAAAATAGACACaactgatgctaaaaaaaagagaaaaggtaaTTTCGAAACCATTATATTTTGGAGCactgttttttaaaaaaaaaatcaatgtCATTCCATCACAAAAATTTGCATGCAGTTAAAACATTCAGCAATGTTTATCCCCCAAAAAATATGATCTTATTTTTCAATTATTTTGCTATTTTTTTAGCATTTCACTGTTCATCCACAAAAAAGACACTTCCGCAAAGGACCATCCAGGAAAAATTCGGGCATCCAGGAAGAATTTGACCGTGTCTAGCTAGGAAATAGATGGACGATGAGGTAGTTAGGTTGGGTATCACATAGATGAGGTTTCAgagaagaaagagatgtggtgatTGAGTGAGGGCATCACACTGCAGGCCTGAAGATTGTGTAGGTGAAAACATTGATGTGTTACTTTCTTGTCCAAAGTTTTGTCCCATCATATGCAAATTCTCATGCACTACCGTTTAGACGTTTTCGACTTCTAGTCAGATGTAATTTGGCATAGGCTACGggacatgcccccccccccccccccccccccccccccccgcccgcggtGCATAGGTCTAGTTTCTTCACAAAGACCAGCTATACATAGGTAGGTTTCGATCATGTTTAGGTAGGTTTCGTGGTCATTAATGAATTAGTTCTCTCTCATCTCCCTTGTCCAAGAAGATTCCCAAAAAATATGCTAGCAATTGGTAGAATTTTCAGAAAAATGTCATATTTGTTTGAAGAGAATAGAAAGAAATATTGAGAATCGAGTCTTCGTATGGTACCCCCCTCCCTCCATAAGCTTTGAGAAGGGTAATTTCATCTAATAAAAATTGTATGATTTTTGGAAATCAATGGACTAATTAGTCCCTATTTTTTAGGTGTGTCGGGCCTCTTCGTGGTTAGGACACATATAGTGGTGCTAACTTAGCAATACCACGTAGAATAATTGTTAAAGTTGGAAGAGAGAAGAATCAACATAATAGTTTTGTCTTCTCTTAGCTAGTAGGTGATCTCTTAATAAGAAGAGCAGttttaacatggtccctcttaccccctcttttcacatgagaggtaagagtataAAATAGATCTTAGCCGTTGATCTCATCAATGAATGGCTTGATTgactcttaccttcttacctcacatgtaaaaaaagaaggtaagagggaccatgttaaaaTTTGCCTAATAAGAAATACAGTacacaacatttttcttcattgtATAATATATCTTCTCTTAGTTACATATTTTCCGGATTCAATTTAATCACCCATAATTTTAGGGCCATACAATCATTGATTGCTACACAACGCCAAGAGATAATCCATTCTAGAACATGCTTGTTTGTCCTCTTTACATGCCATTCAATATTCTCCCTTTGTGTAGCGTCGATTGTATTACTAGCGTTTTATGTTTTCTCGTTAATGTTAGGTGTATTAGGGGATAGATGCATAGTGAGCCAATCCATGTACTCaatccgatccaaattaattgtcgCAGACAATTGGCAATTACTAACTTGGATCGAGGGAGTACTCGTTTGTATGACCAACGACTCCATGAAACAATGCATGAAGCCTTATAAACTAGTGTAGGGTTCTTAGATTGTGTGTGTTCCATTTTGAAGCAAAACTATTGATAATGTACATGTATGGCGTTGAATCAGCTGCTTAATTTAGGAACGATTTAACAACCAATTGGGGGAGTCACTGTCGAAAAAGAATTCCTGGCTAGCCTCTTAACTACTAGTTTCTTATCATACATGGCCTTTCATCTTGCACAGCTCCTAATTAAGCAAGAAGTAGCATGTAAATCAGAATCGAGTTTCGGCTGCCTTAGAACGAGGAGCAACGGTGATATACATGGGCTCATAATGTCATCACATTGCCTTCGCAGAAGCAATTTTGCACGTTCCATGTTTCCCTGGATCGACATAGGATAGGAGATGCGTCCCGACATATATTCTTCGGAGTACACGTTGCATTCTCAGAGTGGTAGACGCACCTGCCCTTCTTTTCAGAGTAGTACATTAATGGTGCCACGTTAAGGAGTCTGTTGGGGGCACACTATGTATGTATAGCCAATGAATgaatgcacatgcatgcatgcatgggctgCAACAACGAATGTTTCTCAGTCTCAGTGACTTGCTTTCATGCATCATGTACACAGATCCATCTAAACAAGTCGTCAACGTACTCTACTTTATCAATGGAGAACACGTACACATATACATACATAATGGATCAGTAATGAATGCCCACCAAAGTTGGTGAAGAGATGGATGGATTATTCGATCTGTCTGTCCGGCAGGAAGAACATGCAACCTGTCCAGTGTTCAGCTTGCTGTCGATGCACACATAAATATACCCATTTGATGCACGCAACAGTGCTCCTCGTAAATGCAACGCGTTGATCTTCGACTAATCGATCGATCGATCTTGCACCGTGCATGCATGGCATGCACCATtgctgctactccctccgttcggaattacttgtctcggatatgGATTGCTGCTAGGTTGTAAAGTCATGGAACCCAACATGCGAGAACAGTTCCCGGGGACGGCCGGCACTGTGCGCGCGTACATTCTCTCCATTATCTGGCTTAGCTCACGATCTGTGTACCCATGGACAGAACGACGTGTATAAATAGATCAGATCGAGCTGTGGCCGCCCTGCGTTGAGGCCAGTTGATGATGATCACGTTGGGGAGCAAGATGATGATCACCAGCCGGTGGCGGCTgctcgtggcggcggcggtggcaatgGCGATGGCAGCGCCGGCGATAGTGTGCGGGAGGGACCTGAACCAGACGATGACGGCGCAGGcggtgcagcagcagcaggggAGTAGTAATAAGAAGCCGCTGGTGACGGCGCTGATCGTGTTCGGCGACTCGATCGTGGACCCCGGCAATAACAACAACCTGCCGGCGACGAGGATGAAGGCCAACCACGCGCCCTACGGCAAGGActtcgccggccatgtcgccaccggcCGATTCTCCAACGCGCTCCTGCCCCCCGACCTCATCGGTACCTACCTGCTTACCTCCTCCCCTCTGTCTAGCTCGAGTAACATCagtagcatgcatgcatgcatgcgtacgTCACTTCCTGCATGCAAAGAAAAGTGATACTCCCTCCGGATGTCTTTCAAAAAATAGATACTCCCTGCGGATGCATAGGGCGAAAATTTAGTATTCCAAATATATAACCTTATTCTTTGATAATTTTCTCTCTATTTTTTATGGTGACACGGTCTTTATATAACCTTATTCCTTGACAATTCTTTCTATTTCTTAATGAAGTTTAGttgatatatcgaggtgatacaacCGCATCGAAGGAATGCCGGTCTCTACATAGCACGATGTACACAACCAACACAAGAGAAAATAAAAGATCGTTTTACACAAGTAATAAAAAAGTCCAGCCTTTTTATGGGTTGACCATTCTTTCTACCGAAGAAGCATATGCATAAATTCATTAAAGAACTAATCTCTATGCACTATGGAAGTAAGATAAATTCAGACATATGATTTCCAAATATATACTTTTACACATCTTCTCTTGCCTTCTTTCCGATCTTCCTATCGACATTCTCGAGTGGCCCACCGACCAGAGATACTGATGAGAAGGGTATTACACTTCCCCGCAAAAAGAGGAAGGGTCTTACACTACTTTCGTATATTGGTAATGTTCCTTTAGAGGACCTGCCTTGTGTGAGTATTGTCCTCTCCCTAGTGCTCAGTTAAAAATATCGTCCAGGTCTTGGGTTTAAGCTAGTAGGAATATGGTCCTTTTCCACCTTCTTCCTCCTTATATCCATTGGCCTTGTCAATTCACAGCTGTCATGCAACTATGCCAAGTGTGCACTTCGGTCACACCTTCCCTCTTCTGGTCTAAACTTGAGCCTATGTTGCCAATGTTTGTGTTGCGGAATATCAAAATGTTACATTGTAATCATATAGAAAATGCAATTCCACAAATAGAAGCCATACAAAACTAATAGAAATAAACAAATCACAGTTAACAAAATAACCAGAATTTGCAGTTGACAAAAAAAGTGCATACAGAACTAATAGAAATAAAAAAATTACAGTTAACAAAAATAAGCAGAATTTCTCAAAAAAGCGGCCCAAACTTCACAAAAAGTGACTGAATCACTCTTTTAGAAAAATGACCgaaacttcaaaaggaaaacactGTAGTTGAGAGTGTGGTGTAATTAAGCATGAGCAGTTCAGTGGAGAGGATATATTCTTCCTGTCTGTGCAGGACCAGTCCGTCCAACTCCAATCAGTGCTGCATA from Triticum aestivum cultivar Chinese Spring chromosome 4A, IWGSC CS RefSeq v2.1, whole genome shotgun sequence harbors:
- the LOC123087464 gene encoding la-related protein 1B; protein product: MEPAPASPDPAPRSPAPSPAKRSAWKQPSPSAAAANGAPHADAPPPPAVMDADHWPALADAARTKTLLPAPAPPSDSPKPPPDPANAAAASSAMANQSNSPRHGGSGTHHGRHKTARRGGSGGSGGGGDHSPRDQQERGAGGWDHGGGGRGGQRSHHNNGGRRGGGNGGPGGPGGGGVPHHGGFGGRRRGGFDGGFYRGPAAMGMGPYMRGAPPPPPPLTVAPQFMGPPPPGSHVRAFAGPMMAFHDMPSPVSPVSPMYFVGPPPLPEALRGMFAPHMVGPPAYPYFQPQAELEPEPEPEPEPEPEPEPKADPDSEANPRQKLQKQFEFYFSKDNLCGDVYLRQHMDEEGFVSVPFMSTFNKVRGITADIPNANLQYIIETIQSSSILEVKGDKVRRKDDWDKWLIPKESNPNIPSSSAAAVPSPSTNVNDLTAQLGGVGLQEPAGPSSTVDQNHHEVVQNGSASSNNPAPAAEESAGQR